The following proteins are encoded in a genomic region of Anser cygnoides isolate HZ-2024a breed goose chromosome 13, Taihu_goose_T2T_genome, whole genome shotgun sequence:
- the HPRT1 gene encoding hypoxanthine-guanine phosphoribosyltransferase, whose translation MLRAGSAEAAPGPLRGAAPPRSPPPPPAAARSRPGPGGPRRAMATPSPCIVIGDDEQGYDLDLFCIPKHYADDLEKVYIPHGLIMDRTERLAREIMKGMGGHHIVALCVLKGGYKFFADLLDYIKALNRNSDKSIPMTVDFIRLKSYCNDQSTGDIKVIGGDDLSTLTGKNVLIVEDIIDTGKTMKTLLSLLKQYNPKMVKVASLLVKRTPRSVGYRPDFVGFEVPDKFVVGYALDYNEYFRDLNHICVISETGKQKYKA comes from the exons ATGTTGAGGGCGGGGAGCGCGGAGGCGGCGCCGGGGCCGCTGCGGGGCGCGGcgcctccccgctccccgccgccgccgcccgcagcagcccgcagccgccccggccccggcgggccgcgccgcgccatggcgacccccagcccctgcatcGTG attgGCGATGATGAACAAGGTTACGACCTGGACTTGTTCTGCATACCTAAACATTATGCAGATGATTTGGAAAAAGTCTATATTCCTCATGGGCTCATCATGGACAG gaCAGAGAGACTGGCACGAGAAATTATGAAGGGCATGGGAGGACATCACATTGTAGCTCTCTGTGTACTCAAGGGTGGCTATAAATTTTTTGCTGATTTATTAGACTACATCAAAGCACTGAACAGAAACAGTGACAAATCAATCCCCATGACTGTAGACTTCATTAGGTTGAAGAGTTACTGT AATGATCAGTCAACTGGAGATATAAAAGTCATTGGTGGGGATGACCTTTCAACCTTGACTGGAAAG AATGTTTTAATTGTAGAA gacATAATCGATACTggtaaaacaatgaaaacattgcTGTCTCTACTTAAGCAGTACAATCCAAAGATGGTGAAAGTAGCCAG TTTGTTGGTAAAAAGAACTCCTCGAAGCGTGGGATATCGGCCAGACT TTGTTGGATTTGAAGTGCCAGACAAATTTGTTGTGGGATACGCCCTAGATTACAACGAATACTTTAGAGATCTGAAT cataTCTGTGTGATCAGTGAGACGGGGAAGCAGAAATACAAAGCATGA